The nucleotide window TTTGTCGTGTTTTTATTTACTTAGCTTTCCATGTGCCCCCATATCGATAATAAGGGTTATCTTTAGAAAGTTGCTCCCAACACAGGGGGCAGACTAACCACCATTTTTGGGTGTCATCATGCTGTATTCGGTAGCGTATAGTGGCTAAAGTTTGGCACTTTTCGCAAGGTTTAAGTTTCTTTGGCATTTAGCAGCAATTTAGTAAAATCATAATATACATAAGGTTAAACAAATAAGCGATCGCTATCGATAGCAATCCTCTTTGAGTTCTAATACCATGTAGGTTGGGTTGAGGAACGTTCTGCGGAGCAGGGACGAAGTCTAACCCAACACAACTCAAGGGAGCTTGAGTTTCACTATTGTTCAACCTATACTTTAGCATTAATAGATTTTTTGGATAATTGTCCGCAGATGAACGCAGATGAACGCAGATGAGATGCTTGTCATTCACATAAGTCTACAGATGAATGATATGGGATGAGCGTTCGATTTGTGCAAGAAGTCTCATGAATGGAAAATGATATCAGGCGATCGCTTGAGAAATACAACTATATATTTTATGCTCTGTGTATCATGTCGAATCATGTATATTATCTAAGCGAACCTGTATCAAACCTTCGGAAAAGCTTATGTTTTCGTAAAAAAGTTACCCAAAATTAGGTGTTGACAAAGGTCTGTGATGGCGAGATATTACAGGTTACAAGTCTTGACGCGAGAGAAGAGATACCAACTATAATTTCCAATAACCGGTAAGTGTGCTACAGGTGTAGTATGTAGTTCATAGGTTAGTTGATGATAGTCCAACCACTGCCCTCCTTTCCGCCAACCGACGCGATCACCAAAGTCTTCCAATATTCCCTTGTTATACTCTCTTGTGCCACCCAGTGAGCGATAAATTTCTGCTTGAACTGAAAAGCCAAATTTCCCATTACTGTGGTCTAGCCAGAGTTGGTTAATAGTTCGTAAGTCCTCGCAGGGGAAGGTATCAAAGTCTTCAGGATCAAAAAATTGACCTGCTTGTTTACCTACGGTTTGAATCATTAAACGATAAGTTTCTTCATCTGCTTCTTTCCAGCGCCCATTAGCTAAGTAATTTAACAAAGCTTCGTAGCGGTTGGGAATTTCTACTCTGACTACTCGCAGAAAGTCTCCAACGTCTTGAGGATTTTCTGTTATCCCTTTTCTTACTCTATTCTCATTTTCAAGGGATGTGGGTAAACGATAGTCATAAACTTTCCCTGGTGATTGTAAATTTACCTGTGTTGCTAACCAACAGCAAAACCATCGTGCATCTTTCCAGTTTATACCTGTAACGGGTTGATTTTCCTGCTCAGGTAAAATGTTGATTACTTCGGCGGTAGAATGAAACTGTCCTGATGTTTGTGCTTCGAGAAATAGTTGATATTCTCCCCAACTAATCGGTTCAGAAATAGCAGTTTTTTCATCAATAAAGGTTAAATTTTCAAACCGTTGTTCTAGACGAACTGAACGAAGTGCTACAAAGATATCTTGTTTTTCTTGTAAAACTTGGTTAAGTCTTTCTCTAACTGTAGAATTGAGTCGCCTACCTTCATTTTTGCAACGATTTGCTAATATTAGAGTTTCAGGGTTATTAGAATAATTAGGATTATCTAAAATAGCTTCTATTATCAGTGTAGCATCTGTGACAGCAGCATAAAAACAGATTACTTCTTCCCATCGACGATTATTTAATTTGTTAATTATTTCTTGTTTTCCTGCCTCGCCCATTTCTTTAAGATGTAAGGCTGTAAAATACTCCTGAAAGGTTTGATGGATAAATTCATAGAGTTCTGATTCTCTTTCTTGAACTAAGCCAGTTATTTCTAGCATTTCTCGCCAAAACTCTTGACAAGGAAAAGGCTTTTCTTTGCAAAATTCTTTTAGAGTTGGTTCAATCCATTGTGTTCCCTGTTGCGGAGTAAAAGTAGTGTCTTCTTGCTGCATTAAGTTCCAGGCTAAAACTTGTAAAATAACTTGATTTTCTCTTAAATTTAAAGTGAGGAAAGTTTTCTTAACATAAGGACGATTCGAGAGCAATAAATCGATTATTTTTGCATAAAGTTCCTCCCGTTGTTTGGGAAGAGTCATATCTGCGCGATGAGTCGCTGTAATCATAGTAATTAATAAGGGATAACGTGCTAAGTCATTGAGGGTATTATTAGCGAATAATTGGCGAGTAAGATTATCAGTGTTTTCTTTAGCTTCTTGATCAATTTTAATTTTGATAATCTCTAAGTTTAGCTGTTCAGATTGAGTATTTTGTAAGCTTTTATCATAGAGTTTTTGCCAATTATCCCAAGAAATAGTGCGATACCAGTTATTAATAAACTCTACTTTCTGATCATTCGTAAACTCCAATATCTGTAGTTTAAGATCAGTTTCAATAGGATGAATCGGTGAGTCAGGTTTAATCTCAAATCCGTGAGGACGAGAAGTTAAGATAAATTGAGTATTATGATATTGTCTCATAATGCGATCTGTCCACTGTCGCACCTTTTCTTGTTGTGCTTTAGGAACTTCATCTAATCCATCAAAAATAACTAGGCATTTTCCTTCTTTAAGTTGATTTTTAAACCATTCTTGAGAGGGTTTTAACTCAGTAAATTCTGGGAGTTTTTTTAAATAAGTGATAATAAGATTAGGTAAATCAATATAATTAGGTGATTCTGAAGGTTCATCTGTCGCATTAATTTTAGTAATTAGAGAATATATATCCCGAAATCTTAGAAAAACTGGGAGAAATTGTGGTGTAGTTTTAGGTGGGTTAGTAGTATATACATAAACTAAATGACGCATGAGGGTAGTTTTACCAAAGCCTGGACCTGCTAGAATAACTATGCGATGATGGGAATATTCTCCCTCTCTGCTGGGTAAAAAATCGCAAATTTGGTTAATTCCCTGTTGTAAAGAAGAGGTTTGTGCTGAGATAATTCGTAAAGGAACAAAAATATCTTTTAACGCTACACCTGATAAATCTTGAATTCCTTCTACTTCTAGTTTGTAACAGTGTGTTTTAAGTGCTTCTCGGTACAATTGGGGAAAGTCTGTAAATCTATGGTTTACTTGATTTATTGTGTTTAATACAACATCAGCAGCACCTTCTCCGGCTGCTTTTGTACGGGGGTTAAGCTTTCCTATTAAACCCTCCCAAAAGTTGGTAAGTAACGATGCACCTGCTGCGATACCCCCTGCAATTAAAGCTTTTGGGATATCATCTTTAAATAAGAAGATGACAGACGATCCACCACTTCCAGTTACTAAAAGCTTAATCAAAGCATCTGTTATTTTTTCAGATAATTGAGAATCTTGTTTTGCCTCTTTGTCTTCTGTCATGATTATGCTTTTCTATTAAAGTTAAAAAATAAACTGAAGTGGCTTAAATTTGCCAATATTAACTAGATCCATTTTAAATCTTGTTCCCGACCAAATGATATAAAATCATTCTATATTTAATCCTTAAGGCAATCTTAGGGTGCGTTACGCTACGCTAACACACCCTACAGTAATTTGATGGTAATATTTGCATCCATGTGCGACTCTAAGGGTTTGCCACTTTCCACTACTGGAGTGACGGGAACAGTTGCACCCACTACCGGCGAACAATAACTCGGTTTAGCACTCGCAACTAGGGCAATATGGCGATCGCTTACTGCTAACCCATGAGTGGGATCGTACCCTCTCCATCCTCCACCGGGAAGATACACTTCTACCCAAGCGTGTAAGTCTCTTTCTTGCTGATCCGGATCTCCTTCCTGATACCCACTGACAAACCGACTCCCTATCCCCACAGCGCGACAGACTTCCATAAATAATACGACTAAATCTCGACAAGTGCCTTGTTTTTGCGTCCATGTGATTCCTGCTGGCCAAGGTTTGCCGGTTTCTCGAATTATTTGCTGACAATTCTGATAAATTCGCTCATTTAAAGTCGATAAAAAGGTTAAAGTTTTTCCGTTAACTTCGTGACAAATTTCTTGGGCTAATTGTAAAGTAATGGGATCAACTTGAGGGAAATAAGACGCTAAATAAGGGGTGAGAAACGTTAAGAGAGAACTGGGATAATCAAAGGGTAAATTTAAAGCGTAATGGTCTAAAAGATAAGTAAAGGGATTTTCTTCTAAGGTTTCTACTTCTGACTCAGTTTCTATTGTTAATGTTTCCGTTGATTGGGTAAACCAGACTTGAATACAAGTGTTTCCTTCTAACTCAATAAGATTAGCGATTTCTTTAGGTTTGGGATTAATTTTTAAAGAAAAGCTATCTAATTTTTGCCCCCCATTACAACGAGGACGTAATCTTAATACATGAGGTTTAAGAATTACGGGTTGATTGTAGGTGTAAATCGTTTGATGATGGATGTAATATCGCACAGATTTAAATCTCAATTGATTGAATTTGACTCATTAGGGGTAAATTAGAAACCGGTTCAATACCAAAAAAGGTTTCCCCAATTTTAACCCCTACTTCATTAATCCGACTTTGTATTTGATCCAAAAATTCATGTAACCCCGTTTCGATTAAATCACTAATGGTTAAATACCCTAATTCAGAACATAACCGTCCTAAAGCGCGTTCTGCTGAATTACTCCACGTTCCTAAAGGAGTTCCGGTAACTTCATGTAAACAGGTATCTACCGCCCGTAAACAAAAGTAAATTGAGCGGGGAAATTCTCGATTTAAAATCAAAAATTCTGCTACACTAGAGGGGGTAATTCTCCGTTGACATTTTCGATACATTTCATAAGCGCTGACGGAACGTAATAAAGAGATCCATTGAATTTGATCTAAAGGAGTCCCTACCCATTGCGCTGAAGGCAATAAATAATAATATTTTACATCTAAAATTCTAGCGGTTTTATCCGCCCTTTCTTGAAGTCGTCCCATTTGTCCAAAATGCCAACCTTCATTATGAGTCATGGTAGCATCCATAACACCGGCAAAGCGATGACTCGATAATTTAACTTGAGTAAAAAAACTGGGCAAAGTGTTTTGAGGTTGATGTTGTGCCGCCTCTTTTACCATTAAATAAAATCCGTTCACTTCTTCCCACATTTCAGAGGAAATAATTTCCTGAATTGACCGGGCATTTTCTCTCGCAATTTGTAAACAGGAGATAATAGAATTAGGATAGGTTGGATCAAAAGTTAAAAAACGAATCACATTTTTTGCGCTAACTTGACCATACCGTTCTTGAAATAATTTTAAATCTCCTGTGGTTAAGATTAAAGGGTCCCATTGTTGGGGCATTCCGGCGGGAAGATCTAACATTAAATTCAAGTTAACATCTACAAATCGGGCTACATTTTCCGCCCGTTCTATATAACGATTTAACCAATAAATTGAATCTGCAACTCTACTTAACATAATTGATAATTGATACTTATTTATTTTTTAGAATTAATTGTCTATTGTTCATTGCTCATTGTTGATTATCCATTGTTCATTGTTCATTATTAATTCCCCTATAACTTTTTCCTTATTATCCATTGTCCATTATCCATTGTCCATTGTCCATTATCCATTATCCATTAGTACCCAAGTATCTTTACTGCCTCCTCCTTGGGAAGAATTAACCACTAAAGAACCTTTTTTTAAAGCAACTCTAGTCAGTCCGCCGGGATGGACATAAACCCGATCGCCCCGATGGAGAATATAGGGACGTAAATCAACGTGACGACCCTCTATTTGTCCATCAATAAGAGTAGGAACTTGAGAAAGACTAATAGTAGGTTGAGCGATATAATTACGAGGATTAGCGATAATTTTTTGGGCAAATTCTTCTCGTTGTTGGGGGGTTGATTGTGTCCCGACTAACATTCCATATCCTCCGGCTTCATTGGCACATTTCACCACTAATTGATCTAAATGGTTTAACACATAATCCCGATCGCTTTCTCGCCAACATAAATAAGTAGGAACATTGGCTAAAATCGGGTCTTCTCCTAAATAATATTGAATCATATCCGGCACAAAAGCATAAACCACTTTATCATCTGCCACCCCTGTTCCGGGAGCATTCGCTAAAGCGACTCGGCCAGACCGGTAAACCTCCATTAACCCTGCTACCCCTAACATCGAATCTGAACGAAACACTAAGGGGTCTAAAAAGTCATCATCTAAACGACGATAAACCACATCTACCCGTCGTAGTCCTTTGGTGGTTTTCATTTGCAAATAACCATCAACCACCACTAAATCTCGTCCTTCTACTAATTCTACTCCCATTTGTTTGGCTAAAAAGGAGTGTTCAAAATAGGCAGAATTATAAATACCGGGGGTTAAAACAACCACCGTCGGATCGGGTAAATTAGAAGGGGCTAAATTTAATAAGGTTTCTAACAAATGACTGGGATAATCATCAATAGGTTTAATCGCTTGAGTTTGAAAAATATCAGAAAAGGTACTCTTCATCACTCGTCGGTTTTCCAAGACATAAGAAACTCCCGAAGGAACTCTTAAATTATCTTCTAAAACATACCATTTTCCATCCTTATCCCGGACTAAATCTGTGCCGGTAATATGACACCAAATATTGCCGGGGGGTTTCATGCCGATACAGGGTTTTAAAAATCCTGTCGCTGACTCAATGATATTGGCCGGAATTTTGCCATCTTTAAGGATTAATTGTTCATTATAAATATCGGCTAAAAACAGATTTAACGCGGTAATTCGTTGCTTAAGTCCCTTTTCTAATTCTAGCCATTCTTCGGCTGCAATGATGCGAGGAATGATATCAAAAGGAAAGATTTTTTCTACCCCTTGATTATCGCTATAAACATTAAACGTAACCCCCATATTAAATAAAGCGACTTGGGCGGTTTCGAGATGTTTCTGTAGGTCTTCTGGGGGTAATTGTTGCATCCATTTGATTAAAGATTCCGCATGGGCTCGGGGTTGCCCCTTATCTAAAAATAGTTCATCATAAAATTGCCCTGGATCATAACCGTCGAGTTGCACAGTTCTCCCCTCCTTTTGTCTTCCCTATCTTTAACAGATTCTTCTATATTGATTCTTTAAAAAGTAGCTTAGATCACAATTTAAGTCATTTTTTAGGGATTTATTCTAAATTTTTCGTTACAATATAAAAACAATCCTCTTTTAGCCCGTACTAAAGCCTCTAAAAAGCAGAAATATTAGATAAAGTTTAAGTTAATTGATGATTTAATTTGAATAAGAGATTTTTTTTCAGGTTTTGAACGAATATAAGACAGACAGATCCCTGTAACTTTTTTGTACAATAAAAGTAGTAGATTCCCCTAGACTCAGGAGAAACTCTAACATGAAAAAAATCCTCGGATTACTCGCCACTGCCGGACTGATCTGGGTAGGAATACCATTAGAAACCGATGCTGCTCCTATTCGTTCTATTCGGGGAAGAAATGCACCAGCTAGAATTTATCAAGTTCAACCGAATGATTACTATCCTCGAAGAGGAGATTCTTTTTATTATGAGCAACGGGTAATCATCGAAAGAGGGGGAGATTATAATAATTGCTATAATTGCTCTTATCGTTCTCCTTACCATAGTAATTATAACTATCCTAGGTCTTATAATAGAGGAATTTATTTTTATCCTAATTCCCCCTACAGTATTTATAATCGCTATAATCGGGGTTATTAAGCACTCTCACTCTCACAAACTAAAAACTATTAATCATTGATTATTAAGTCCGCAAACACGGACTTTATTCTTGTAACTATACCTTCCCAAGTGTCAGACTTAGCACTAATAAAACGGTTAAAAAATCATTTTATCCTTAAGATACTGGTTTATTGTTGATTGATGCTTTATAATATTTAAAATTTATTTAACTTTATTGATGCTGAAAACCTATGTTTTGGAAGAATTTATTAATTTTTTGTAATCTGGCTACGGTTGTTATTGTTGCGATCGCTGATGCCCTCAATAAAACTCATCTTTTTAATCCGGCTTGGCCAGGTCATGCTCGCTTTCATATCGGTATGCAGTTTACGACCCTTTTATCAAAAATGTCAGGTGAAGACCCTACCTAAAATCTCCTTAATCAGAAAACAAACCAGATTTAGGTAGGGATGAAACCTGACCAATATATAAACGCCCACTCTTAGCTTAACTTTTTTGCTCAAAACAGATAATCTATGCTATCCTTGATTCAAGGAGGTATCAGACATGGGTAATAAAGCATATCGTTTTAGGCTCTATCCTAATCAAGAACAACAGGCATTTTTAGCTAAATGCTTTGGCTGCTCTAGATTTGTCTATAACCATTTCCTGAGAGTTACCACCGATGTCTATGCCGAATCTAAAAAACATTTTCGCTATAAAGAGTGGGCAAGATTACTTGTTCAACTCAAGAAAGAATTTCAATGGTTGGCGGAGGTTAACTCTCAATCTTTACAGCAAACTTTAAAAGATTTAGAATCTGCTTTTACTAGATTCTTCAAGAAGTTAGCGAAGTTTCCCCGATTCAAGAAACGGCTTTCAAGGCAATCTTTTAGAGTTCCCCAACATTTTTCTGTCACTTCGGACGGAAAGCTTAAACTTCCTAAGATGAACCCAATTAAGATGGTTGTTCACAGGGAGATTGAAGGAACACTCAAAAATGTGACTATTAGTAAAACTCCTTCGGGTAAATATTACGCTTCGATTGTCACAGAAACCGAAATATATAAAGCACCATTAACAGGTGAAAAAATCGGTTTGGACTTAGGATTAAAAGATTTTGTTATCACTTCTAAGCCTGAAAAGTTTCCTAACCCTAGATATTTTCAGAAATCTTTGAGACGGTTAAAAATACGACAAAGGAGGTTAAGTCGTAAGGTTAAAGGTGCTAATAACCGAAGTAAAGCTAGATTAATAGTAGCTAAGATTCATGAAAAAGTAGCCAATCAACGATTAGACTATCAACATAAAATAAGTCTAAAACTAACTTGTGAGAACCAAGCAATTAGCTGTGAAGACTTAAATATCAAGGGGATGGTTAAAAATCGGAAGTTGGCTAAACAAATTAGTGATGTTGCTTGGGGGCAATTCCTAACTCTTTTAGAATATAAGGGAGATATCTATGGCTGTGAAATCCACAGGGTTGATAGATTCTTTCCCAGTTCTAAAAGGTGTTCTAAGTGTGGATATATCAAAGAAGATTTAACTCTCACTGATAGAGAGTGGACTTGCCCCGAATGCTCTGAACATCACGATAGAGATGTCAACGCTTGTTACAACTTGCTACAGTTTTCTGATTTAAAAATACCGTTGGAAGAACGGGAATTTACGCCTAACCAGACAGTTGAAATGCTGTGTATCAAGAGCGTTAGTTCTTGAGGGTAGGAAGCCCCAACCATAGCGTTAGCTTGGTTGGGGTACTTCACTAACAACAGGTGTAAGTTTATTTGTCTTATTACGCAAACAGAACAATAGTTCAGGAGAAATCGCTGTTGGAGCTTTAGCTCCGGCAACATTTTGGCCGGGGCTTTTTGTTGCTTATTTAATTCCAGGAACTGATGTCTATGCTACTGAAGAACTTCGACAACTGGGTATTCCGATTAACTTAGTTTTGGGGGGTTTTCTCCTTTTTCTTACTTTTTTAAGTTGGTATAAGGCCACTCAAGTTTTACCCAGTTTTAGTCATCCCATATCAAGCTCAAAATAATATATTTTGCTGCAATTTTTGGTTAAATATATCTAGTTAATTGAATTCG belongs to Gloeothece citriformis PCC 7424 and includes:
- a CDS encoding GUN4 domain-containing protein, producing MTEDKEAKQDSQLSEKITDALIKLLVTGSGGSSVIFLFKDDIPKALIAGGIAAGASLLTNFWEGLIGKLNPRTKAAGEGAADVVLNTINQVNHRFTDFPQLYREALKTHCYKLEVEGIQDLSGVALKDIFVPLRIISAQTSSLQQGINQICDFLPSREGEYSHHRIVILAGPGFGKTTLMRHLVYVYTTNPPKTTPQFLPVFLRFRDIYSLITKINATDEPSESPNYIDLPNLIITYLKKLPEFTELKPSQEWFKNQLKEGKCLVIFDGLDEVPKAQQEKVRQWTDRIMRQYHNTQFILTSRPHGFEIKPDSPIHPIETDLKLQILEFTNDQKVEFINNWYRTISWDNWQKLYDKSLQNTQSEQLNLEIIKIKIDQEAKENTDNLTRQLFANNTLNDLARYPLLITMITATHRADMTLPKQREELYAKIIDLLLSNRPYVKKTFLTLNLRENQVILQVLAWNLMQQEDTTFTPQQGTQWIEPTLKEFCKEKPFPCQEFWREMLEITGLVQERESELYEFIHQTFQEYFTALHLKEMGEAGKQEIINKLNNRRWEEVICFYAAVTDATLIIEAILDNPNYSNNPETLILANRCKNEGRRLNSTVRERLNQVLQEKQDIFVALRSVRLEQRFENLTFIDEKTAISEPISWGEYQLFLEAQTSGQFHSTAEVINILPEQENQPVTGINWKDARWFCCWLATQVNLQSPGKVYDYRLPTSLENENRVRKGITENPQDVGDFLRVVRVEIPNRYEALLNYLANGRWKEADEETYRLMIQTVGKQAGQFFDPEDFDTFPCEDLRTINQLWLDHSNGKFGFSVQAEIYRSLGGTREYNKGILEDFGDRVGWRKGGQWLDYHQLTYELHTTPVAHLPVIGNYSWYLFSRVKTCNL
- a CDS encoding transglutaminase family protein, which produces MRYYIHHQTIYTYNQPVILKPHVLRLRPRCNGGQKLDSFSLKINPKPKEIANLIELEGNTCIQVWFTQSTETLTIETESEVETLEENPFTYLLDHYALNLPFDYPSSLLTFLTPYLASYFPQVDPITLQLAQEICHEVNGKTLTFLSTLNERIYQNCQQIIRETGKPWPAGITWTQKQGTCRDLVVLFMEVCRAVGIGSRFVSGYQEGDPDQQERDLHAWVEVYLPGGGWRGYDPTHGLAVSDRHIALVASAKPSYCSPVVGATVPVTPVVESGKPLESHMDANITIKLL
- a CDS encoding alpha-E domain-containing protein; its protein translation is MLSRVADSIYWLNRYIERAENVARFVDVNLNLMLDLPAGMPQQWDPLILTTGDLKLFQERYGQVSAKNVIRFLTFDPTYPNSIISCLQIARENARSIQEIISSEMWEEVNGFYLMVKEAAQHQPQNTLPSFFTQVKLSSHRFAGVMDATMTHNEGWHFGQMGRLQERADKTARILDVKYYYLLPSAQWVGTPLDQIQWISLLRSVSAYEMYRKCQRRITPSSVAEFLILNREFPRSIYFCLRAVDTCLHEVTGTPLGTWSNSAERALGRLCSELGYLTISDLIETGLHEFLDQIQSRINEVGVKIGETFFGIEPVSNLPLMSQIQSIEI
- a CDS encoding circularly permuted type 2 ATP-grasp protein, with amino-acid sequence MQLDGYDPGQFYDELFLDKGQPRAHAESLIKWMQQLPPEDLQKHLETAQVALFNMGVTFNVYSDNQGVEKIFPFDIIPRIIAAEEWLELEKGLKQRITALNLFLADIYNEQLILKDGKIPANIIESATGFLKPCIGMKPPGNIWCHITGTDLVRDKDGKWYVLEDNLRVPSGVSYVLENRRVMKSTFSDIFQTQAIKPIDDYPSHLLETLLNLAPSNLPDPTVVVLTPGIYNSAYFEHSFLAKQMGVELVEGRDLVVVDGYLQMKTTKGLRRVDVVYRRLDDDFLDPLVFRSDSMLGVAGLMEVYRSGRVALANAPGTGVADDKVVYAFVPDMIQYYLGEDPILANVPTYLCWRESDRDYVLNHLDQLVVKCANEAGGYGMLVGTQSTPQQREEFAQKIIANPRNYIAQPTISLSQVPTLIDGQIEGRHVDLRPYILHRGDRVYVHPGGLTRVALKKGSLVVNSSQGGGSKDTWVLMDNG
- the tnpB gene encoding IS200/IS605 family element RNA-guided endonuclease TnpB, producing the protein MGNKAYRFRLYPNQEQQAFLAKCFGCSRFVYNHFLRVTTDVYAESKKHFRYKEWARLLVQLKKEFQWLAEVNSQSLQQTLKDLESAFTRFFKKLAKFPRFKKRLSRQSFRVPQHFSVTSDGKLKLPKMNPIKMVVHREIEGTLKNVTISKTPSGKYYASIVTETEIYKAPLTGEKIGLDLGLKDFVITSKPEKFPNPRYFQKSLRRLKIRQRRLSRKVKGANNRSKARLIVAKIHEKVANQRLDYQHKISLKLTCENQAISCEDLNIKGMVKNRKLAKQISDVAWGQFLTLLEYKGDIYGCEIHRVDRFFPSSKRCSKCGYIKEDLTLTDREWTCPECSEHHDRDVNACYNLLQFSDLKIPLEEREFTPNQTVEMLCIKSVSS